One Chitinophaga sp. H8 DNA window includes the following coding sequences:
- a CDS encoding TerB family tellurite resistance protein, which translates to MKKILLVILVCLSGSQLPLRANAQAAEAAQLALNIEKLAQLKSILTTLEKGYVIVSKGYGTVKSLTEGNFSLHKVFLDGLMQVSPAVKKYKKVATIIEYQIQLIKECKIAARRFTAPDLFGSSEISYMVGVFDNVATGSLKNLDELVNVVTAGSLRMSDDERLSSIDKIYADMEDRLTFVREFGSSCSLMALSRSKAKNQVTGMERLYGIQNLR; encoded by the coding sequence ATGAAAAAGATTTTGTTAGTAATACTGGTATGCCTGTCAGGCAGCCAGCTTCCTCTTCGGGCGAATGCCCAGGCCGCAGAGGCCGCCCAACTGGCGCTGAACATCGAAAAACTTGCGCAGCTAAAAAGCATCCTTACCACCCTGGAAAAAGGATACGTGATTGTTTCCAAAGGATATGGAACGGTTAAATCTTTAACCGAAGGAAATTTCAGCCTTCATAAGGTTTTTTTGGATGGTTTAATGCAGGTTTCTCCTGCGGTAAAAAAATACAAGAAGGTAGCCACCATCATTGAATATCAAATTCAATTGATCAAAGAATGTAAGATCGCCGCCAGGCGTTTTACCGCGCCAGATCTTTTTGGTTCATCGGAGATCAGTTATATGGTCGGCGTGTTCGATAACGTTGCAACCGGTAGTTTAAAAAACCTCGATGAACTTGTCAATGTGGTCACGGCAGGATCACTAAGAATGAGTGACGATGAGCGGCTCAGCAGTATTGATAAGATCTATGCGGACATGGAGGACCGGCTCACTTTCGTGCGCGAATTTGGTTCGAGCTGTTCTCTGATGGCACTCAGCCGGAGTAAGGCGAAAAATCAGGTCACTGGTATGGAGCGATTGTATGGCATTCAAAATTTACGCTGA
- the traJ gene encoding conjugative transposon protein TraJ — translation MKKSMLLSMVLLFSLVPLMSYADGGVADNLHSMQDVLKDLYKEMMLECEKLIGVSRGIAAFAALFYIAARVWKHLLNAEAIDFHPLLKPFVLGFCISFFPLVLGVMNGILDPIADGTGAMVQGSNQTVKLLLQKKEAAIKESPVYQMYVGQNDAGDRDQWYRYTHGGEDPKGEKWYEGIGNSLKFALEKATYKFQNSVKEWMSEILHVLFEAAALCINALRTFQLIVLSILGPLVFALSVFDGLGHTLGAWIAKYINVSLWLPVANLFGAIIGKIQENLIKMDIGQIQQTGDTFFSPSDTGYLVFLLIGIVGYFTVPSVAGFVVNAGGGGAMVQKLTSLAMTTPGKVGGAMDKIADMRQNYNEGKSGKESGTGVAGAMGRSIGHSAAYMMSKISGGKEKK, via the coding sequence ATGAAAAAGTCTATGTTATTGAGCATGGTACTACTCTTTTCATTAGTGCCACTGATGAGCTATGCAGATGGTGGGGTTGCCGATAACCTGCACAGTATGCAGGATGTATTGAAAGATCTGTACAAGGAAATGATGCTGGAATGCGAAAAACTCATTGGCGTATCCAGGGGCATAGCTGCATTTGCCGCCTTATTTTATATCGCTGCGCGGGTATGGAAGCATCTTTTAAATGCTGAGGCCATTGATTTCCACCCTTTACTCAAACCTTTTGTGCTGGGGTTTTGCATCAGTTTTTTTCCACTCGTCTTAGGGGTGATGAACGGGATATTAGATCCTATTGCTGATGGCACAGGTGCGATGGTTCAGGGATCAAATCAGACCGTAAAGCTGTTGCTGCAAAAGAAAGAAGCTGCCATTAAAGAATCACCGGTATACCAGATGTATGTAGGACAGAATGATGCCGGCGATAGGGATCAGTGGTACCGGTACACTCACGGTGGAGAAGATCCGAAGGGAGAAAAATGGTATGAAGGTATAGGCAACAGCTTGAAATTTGCCCTGGAAAAGGCAACCTATAAGTTTCAAAACTCCGTGAAGGAATGGATGTCGGAGATCCTTCATGTACTGTTCGAGGCCGCTGCACTTTGTATAAATGCTTTGCGGACTTTTCAATTGATCGTGCTGTCCATCTTAGGCCCACTGGTCTTTGCGCTTTCGGTCTTCGATGGTCTTGGACATACCCTTGGGGCGTGGATTGCAAAGTATATTAATGTTTCGTTGTGGTTACCGGTTGCGAATCTATTCGGGGCAATCATCGGAAAGATCCAGGAGAACCTAATTAAAATGGACATCGGTCAGATTCAGCAAACCGGGGATACTTTTTTCAGTCCTTCAGACACGGGGTACTTGGTGTTCTTGTTGATAGGGATTGTGGGCTATTTCACAGTTCCATCCGTTGCAGGTTTTGTGGTAAATGCAGGAGGCGGAGGTGCGATGGTACAGAAGCTCACTAGCCTGGCCATGACCACACCAGGAAAAGTGGGTGGTGCAATGGATAAGATTGCCGATATGCGACAAAACTATAATGAGGGGAAAAGCGGCAAAGAATCCGGTACAGGTGTGGCAGGCGCAATGGGTCGTTCTATTGGACACAGCGCTGCTTACATGATGAGCAAAATCTCAGGTGGCAAGGAAAAAAAGTAA
- the traK gene encoding conjugative transposon protein TraK, producing MFKKMQNIDTTFRYIRMLAVVVVIASATLCLFTVYKSYDLIKSKNEKVYVLVNGKALEAYASERKDNLPVEARDQVRVFHGLFFNLPPDDKGIESTISKALYLADESAKRQYDDLKEGNYYSNIISSNINQTIKVDSVLLDMNTSPISFRCFAVQTLTRPSSILTRSLVTSGQLREVSRSENNSHGLLIERWNILENKDLSVNPR from the coding sequence ATGTTCAAGAAAATGCAAAATATTGACACCACCTTCCGCTACATCAGAATGTTAGCCGTAGTGGTGGTCATTGCTTCAGCGACACTATGCCTGTTTACGGTGTACAAGAGTTATGATCTGATTAAGAGTAAAAATGAAAAAGTTTATGTACTGGTGAACGGTAAGGCGCTGGAAGCCTATGCCAGCGAGCGTAAGGACAATTTGCCTGTTGAGGCACGAGATCAGGTAAGGGTGTTTCATGGTTTGTTTTTTAACCTTCCGCCTGATGATAAGGGTATTGAATCGACGATCTCCAAAGCCTTGTACCTGGCCGATGAATCTGCAAAGAGGCAGTATGATGACTTAAAGGAAGGGAATTATTATTCCAATATCATCAGTTCGAATATCAATCAAACCATTAAGGTCGATAGTGTACTGCTGGATATGAATACCAGTCCGATCAGCTTTCGTTGTTTTGCGGTCCAAACCCTGACCAGGCCCTCATCGATTTTAACGCGAAGCCTGGTCACATCCGGTCAATTGCGCGAAGTTTCGCGTAGTGAAAACAACAGTCATGGCCTTTTGATAGAACGTTGGAACATCCTGGAAAATAAAGACCTCAGTGTTAACCCTCGTTAG
- the traM gene encoding conjugative transposon protein TraM, whose protein sequence is MKTLENNPEEKQRKFLLFLPLLTVPFILLIAWAFSSSPKEEKHKPEDSKVNMALPDATFDGDRPQDKMSFYAKAEADSNRRSEQNKNDPYLNSAPIAGGSTNFNPYGPQGMNPSLSTMPGYTDPREAQMYRKLSELNTALNQPSPVAANPFGFPQSSNGASSVSKSDLDRLENMMAMMQQGSASGDPEMQQINSMLEKIVDIQHPELAKDKLKNASEQTKGKIYAVTAKNDDNVVTVMNAPVAKKSKQPTQADFYSLPESAIAEQANTISAVVHDNQTIVSGSIVKMRLTSDIMIRGELVPKDNFVFGQAQINGERLTIEINSIRHNGSIYPVNLSVCDMDGMQGIHIPGAITRDIAKENGTDALQGLGINSFDPNLATQAASAGIELSKNLIKKKVKLVKITLKAGYKLLLKDDKQEQIN, encoded by the coding sequence ATGAAAACGTTAGAAAATAACCCTGAAGAAAAACAACGTAAGTTTTTACTGTTCTTGCCTCTGTTGACTGTACCCTTTATCCTGTTGATTGCCTGGGCCTTTAGCAGTAGCCCCAAAGAGGAAAAACACAAACCAGAAGATAGTAAAGTGAACATGGCCTTGCCCGACGCCACATTTGATGGTGACAGGCCACAGGATAAAATGAGTTTTTATGCCAAAGCGGAAGCTGACAGTAACCGTCGCAGCGAACAGAATAAAAATGATCCCTATCTAAATTCTGCACCAATTGCTGGCGGATCAACAAATTTTAATCCTTACGGGCCACAGGGTATGAACCCATCATTATCTACCATGCCTGGTTATACTGATCCTCGGGAGGCACAGATGTACCGTAAACTGTCGGAGTTGAACACTGCATTAAATCAACCTTCCCCGGTTGCAGCTAACCCATTTGGTTTTCCGCAATCATCTAACGGTGCCTCCTCGGTGAGTAAAAGTGATTTGGACAGATTGGAAAACATGATGGCGATGATGCAACAAGGATCGGCCTCGGGTGATCCGGAAATGCAGCAGATCAACTCCATGCTTGAAAAGATAGTTGACATCCAGCACCCTGAACTGGCAAAGGACAAACTGAAGAATGCTTCCGAACAGACAAAAGGTAAGATCTATGCAGTGACGGCAAAGAATGACGATAATGTTGTCACAGTGATGAATGCTCCGGTAGCAAAAAAATCAAAACAGCCTACGCAGGCAGATTTTTATAGTCTCCCCGAATCTGCCATTGCTGAACAGGCCAACACGATTTCAGCAGTGGTGCATGACAATCAGACCATAGTTTCCGGGTCTATTGTGAAAATGCGCCTGACCAGTGATATCATGATCCGCGGTGAACTTGTTCCTAAGGACAACTTTGTTTTTGGACAGGCTCAGATTAATGGGGAGCGGTTAACCATAGAGATTAACAGTATCCGCCACAATGGTTCCATTTATCCGGTGAATCTATCTGTCTGTGATATGGACGGGATGCAGGGTATACACATCCCTGGCGCGATCACCCGGGATATAGCGAAGGAAAACGGGACGGATGCTTTACAGGGCCTGGGTATAAATAGTTTTGACCCCAACCTGGCCACCCAGGCGGCTTCGGCTGGTATTGAATTAAGCAAAAACCTGATTAAAAAGAAAGTCAAACTGGTGAAGATCACCTTAAAGGCAGGTTATAAACTACTGCTAAAGGACGACAAACAGGAGCAAATCAATTAA
- the traN gene encoding conjugative transposon protein TraN: protein MKECGRVVLCVIMLLTGQMVRAQNLVTEVKAKVIPMHLEISKWKTTNLIFPYAIKSVDRGQQDVMVQKAKGVENILQVKAASDTLKETNLTVVCSDGTLYSFIVHYLANPAQLNFSLGKVIAQTPWALFSSGDNNEAKVNDLATSLGHKQPIIKNIRASASDIALRCIGLYIKDDVMYLQLELDNNSTIGYNVDQLRFYIQDLKKAKRTASQQLQITPLYVSGNSTVIGSRSSQNIVVAVPKFTIPDQKVLVIEMMERDGGRNLLIRIRNRHLMNVVQL from the coding sequence ATGAAAGAGTGTGGAAGAGTGGTCCTGTGTGTGATCATGTTGTTAACCGGGCAGATGGTGCGTGCCCAAAATTTAGTGACTGAAGTAAAAGCAAAAGTCATCCCAATGCACCTGGAAATTTCCAAATGGAAAACCACCAATTTAATTTTTCCTTATGCCATAAAATCGGTGGACAGGGGACAGCAGGATGTGATGGTGCAAAAGGCAAAAGGGGTAGAAAATATCCTTCAGGTGAAAGCTGCAAGTGATACACTGAAAGAAACCAACCTGACAGTGGTTTGTTCTGATGGAACACTGTATTCTTTCATTGTCCATTATCTAGCCAACCCGGCCCAGTTGAATTTTAGTTTGGGTAAGGTGATTGCTCAAACTCCCTGGGCACTTTTTTCCTCCGGGGACAACAATGAGGCTAAGGTAAACGATTTGGCAACCTCCCTGGGACATAAGCAGCCGATAATCAAAAATATCCGCGCTTCTGCCAGTGACATTGCTTTACGCTGCATTGGTCTTTACATTAAGGACGATGTAATGTACCTGCAACTTGAATTGGATAATAACAGCACTATTGGATATAACGTAGACCAACTCCGTTTCTACATCCAGGATCTAAAGAAAGCCAAACGTACAGCCTCTCAACAGTTACAGATTACCCCTTTGTATGTATCTGGAAATTCTACGGTGATCGGTTCGCGATCCTCGCAGAATATTGTTGTCGCTGTTCCCAAATTCACTATACCTGACCAGAAAGTACTGGTGATCGAAATGATGGAAAGGGACGGGGGAAGAAACCTGCTCATCCGAATCCGGAACCGTCATTTAATGAATGTAGTACAGCTTTAA
- a CDS encoding macro domain-containing protein, protein MNYFFQSIKTLSYWKYALFSKDAIKTFFAVLGAFWLILEMVRASKKYNLDTVPPPLLMCLFIISIIIVLISRRPVTKIKYRHAGKDLTVEVKIGNLFEEKGQKVISTNTTFDTDIANGVIAKNSLQGQFTDLYYPQSIVPLNQLLDAGLTNIESTEFNKAAGKNRKYPMGTVVRINIGTEVFYWLAMSDLNYDNTASTTLENVLFSVEELWKFIAAKGENTTIIVPMIGKGRGRLSTNSKRVIARIAQSFVKASEDQVFSNKLLIMIHPSDAENFEINLFEVSDLLRHYCP, encoded by the coding sequence ATGAATTATTTTTTTCAATCCATTAAAACATTGTCATATTGGAAATATGCCTTGTTCAGTAAAGACGCCATCAAAACATTTTTCGCGGTTTTAGGTGCTTTTTGGCTTATACTTGAGATGGTCAGGGCTTCAAAAAAATATAACCTGGATACAGTTCCTCCTCCACTTCTAATGTGCCTATTCATAATATCCATCATTATTGTTTTAATTTCTCGTCGTCCAGTAACCAAAATCAAGTACAGGCACGCTGGGAAAGATTTAACAGTGGAAGTAAAAATTGGGAATTTATTCGAGGAAAAAGGACAAAAGGTAATAAGTACCAATACAACTTTTGATACAGATATAGCAAATGGTGTTATTGCGAAGAATAGTCTACAAGGGCAATTCACAGATCTTTACTACCCTCAAAGTATAGTTCCATTAAATCAACTTTTAGATGCAGGATTAACAAATATTGAATCGACTGAATTTAATAAAGCAGCAGGTAAAAATCGTAAATATCCAATGGGTACCGTTGTTAGGATCAACATTGGAACCGAAGTCTTTTACTGGTTAGCTATGTCCGATTTAAATTATGACAACACAGCAAGTACTACATTGGAAAATGTTTTATTTTCTGTAGAAGAACTCTGGAAGTTTATTGCTGCAAAAGGTGAAAATACAACTATTATAGTACCTATGATCGGTAAAGGTCGGGGTAGGCTATCTACAAACAGTAAAAGGGTTATTGCCCGAATCGCCCAATCATTTGTGAAAGCTTCCGAAGATCAGGTCTTCAGTAACAAATTGTTAATTATGATTCATCCATCAGACGCGGAAAATTTTGAAATTAACCTATTTGAGGTGTCGGATCTTTTAAGGCATTATTGTCCTTAA